Proteins encoded by one window of Massilia sp. NR 4-1:
- the minD gene encoding septum site-determining protein MinD — MARIIVVTSGKGGVGKTTSSASFASGLALRGHKTVVIDFDVGLRNLDLIMGCERRVVYDLINVVNKEASLNQALIKDKHCDHLFILPASQTRDKDALTEEGVEEVLHELINMGFEYIICDSPAGIEHGALMALTFADEALIVTNPEVSSVRDSDRILGIIQAKSRRAQSGGEPVKEHLLITRYAPKRVEAGEMLSFTDVQEILRIPLIGIIPESEQVLHASNQGNPAIHFKGTDVANAYEDVISRFLGHETPLRYTNYEKPGLLQRIFGAK; from the coding sequence GTGGCAAGAATTATTGTTGTGACGTCCGGCAAGGGCGGTGTCGGCAAAACGACTTCCAGCGCCAGCTTCGCCAGCGGCCTGGCCCTGCGCGGACACAAGACCGTGGTCATCGACTTTGACGTTGGCCTGCGCAATCTGGACTTGATCATGGGCTGCGAACGCCGCGTGGTGTACGACCTGATCAATGTCGTCAATAAGGAAGCTTCGCTGAACCAGGCCCTGATCAAGGACAAGCACTGCGACCACCTGTTCATCCTGCCCGCCTCGCAGACGCGCGACAAGGACGCGCTGACCGAAGAGGGCGTGGAAGAGGTGCTGCATGAGCTGATCAATATGGGCTTCGAGTACATCATCTGCGATTCGCCGGCCGGCATCGAGCACGGCGCCCTGATGGCGCTGACCTTCGCCGACGAAGCGCTGATCGTGACCAATCCCGAAGTCTCGTCGGTACGCGACTCCGACCGCATTCTCGGCATCATCCAGGCCAAATCGCGCCGCGCCCAGTCCGGCGGCGAACCGGTGAAAGAGCACCTGCTGATCACCCGCTACGCGCCGAAACGCGTGGAAGCGGGCGAAATGCTGTCCTTCACCGACGTGCAAGAGATCCTGCGCATTCCCCTGATCGGCATCATTCCCGAATCGGAGCAAGTGCTGCACGCCTCGAACCAGGGCAATCCCGCCATCCACTTCAAGGGCACCGACGTCGCGAACGCGTACGAAGACGTGATCTCGCGCTTCCTCGGCCACGAAACGCCGCTGCGCTATACCAACTACGAAAAGCCAGGTCTCCTGCAGCGTATTTTTGGAGCAAAGTAA
- the prmC gene encoding peptide chain release factor N(5)-glutamine methyltransferase has product MSRHVQAGATVASLQQQTRLDAVDNRILVCHALGLNRVGLITQSERTLTVDEAARLSELIERRLRGEPVAYIIGQREFYGLAFAVSEAVLIPRPETELLVELALERLPPRGRVLDMGTGSGAIAVALAHSRPDAAVSALDVSPAALAVAQRNAAANQAAVRFLHSSWYAALDDSERFELIVSNPPYIASGDRHLSEGDLRFEPVGALTDHGDGLSALRTLIAGAPQHLLSQGWLLLEHGYDQAAAVRGLLAAAGYLEVQSWQDLAGIERVTGGRLT; this is encoded by the coding sequence ATGAGCCGGCACGTGCAGGCCGGCGCCACGGTCGCTTCGCTGCAGCAGCAGACGCGCCTGGATGCGGTGGATAACCGCATCCTGGTCTGCCATGCGCTGGGCTTGAACCGCGTCGGCCTGATTACGCAGTCGGAGCGCACGCTGACCGTGGACGAGGCGGCGCGCCTGTCGGAGCTGATCGAGCGCCGCCTGCGCGGTGAACCGGTGGCCTACATCATCGGCCAGCGCGAATTCTATGGCCTGGCGTTCGCGGTGAGCGAGGCGGTCTTGATTCCGCGTCCGGAAACAGAGCTGCTGGTGGAACTGGCGCTGGAGCGCCTGCCGCCGCGCGGCCGGGTGCTGGACATGGGCACGGGCAGCGGCGCCATCGCCGTGGCGCTGGCGCATAGCCGGCCCGACGCCGCCGTCAGCGCGCTCGATGTCAGCCCGGCGGCGCTGGCCGTGGCGCAGCGCAACGCGGCGGCCAACCAGGCCGCGGTGCGCTTCCTGCACAGCAGCTGGTATGCGGCGCTGGACGACAGCGAGCGCTTCGAACTGATCGTCTCCAACCCCCCGTATATCGCCAGCGGCGACCGCCATCTGTCCGAGGGCGATCTGCGCTTCGAGCCGGTGGGTGCGCTGACCGACCATGGCGACGGCTTGTCGGCCCTGCGCACCCTCATTGCCGGCGCGCCGCAGCATCTGCTCAGCCAGGGCTGGCTGCTGCTGGAGCATGGCTACGACCAGGCCGCCGCCGTGCGTGGCCTGCTCGCGGCGGCGGGCTATCTTGAGGTGCAGAGCTGGCAGGACCTGGCCGGCATCGAGCGCGTGACGGGCGGCCGCCTGACTTAA
- a CDS encoding response regulator, translating to MSAVIDHHFSRLESPRILIVDDSPPQQRALAELLRRQRYRVSAVSDGHQGYQYALARPPDLILLDVCMPVMDGLAACRLLKADAATRHIPIIFLSAHDDPDERVAGLMAGAVDYVRKPYSAEEVALRVRIHLELARGRARPPRETMRHDPEQVLVDAVRQLLSTHLDALLTLADIADAVGTYEKRLSQVFRQRTGMTVFACLTQQRMERARELLAGTTLDIQDIALQVGYNSAANFATAFRAQMTLTPRAYRQSMRQQGTPP from the coding sequence ATGAGTGCCGTCATTGACCATCACTTCAGCCGCCTGGAGTCGCCGCGCATCCTGATCGTGGACGACTCGCCGCCGCAGCAGCGTGCCCTGGCCGAACTGCTGCGGCGCCAGCGTTACCGCGTCAGCGCCGTCAGCGACGGCCACCAGGGTTATCAATATGCGCTGGCGCGGCCGCCGGACTTGATCCTGCTCGATGTCTGCATGCCGGTGATGGATGGCCTGGCCGCCTGCCGCCTGCTGAAAGCCGATGCCGCCACCCGCCATATCCCCATCATCTTCCTTTCCGCCCACGACGATCCCGACGAACGCGTGGCCGGCCTGATGGCCGGTGCGGTGGACTATGTGCGCAAGCCCTATAGCGCGGAAGAAGTGGCGCTGCGCGTGCGCATCCACCTGGAGCTGGCACGCGGCCGCGCGCGGCCGCCGCGCGAGACAATGCGCCACGATCCGGAACAGGTGCTGGTGGACGCCGTGCGCCAGCTGCTGAGCACCCACCTCGATGCCTTGCTGACCCTGGCCGATATCGCCGATGCCGTCGGCACCTATGAAAAACGCCTGAGCCAGGTGTTCCGCCAGCGTACCGGCATGACGGTTTTCGCCTGCCTGACGCAGCAGCGCATGGAGCGCGCGCGCGAACTGCTGGCCGGCACCACGCTGGATATCCAGGATATCGCCCTGCAAGTGGGCTACAACAGCGCCGCCAATTTCGCCACCGCCTTCCGCGCGCAGATGACGCTGACGCCGCGCGCCTATCGCCAGAGCATGCGCCAGCAGGGAACGCCGCCATGA
- a CDS encoding disulfide bond formation protein B, with protein MTSRSVLISVAAASFGMIAVAMYLQHVMDLLPCPLCVIQRYLFIAIGVTALVGVFAHKPKLGAGLGLLAALGGVGVGAKHLYVLAHPGLSCGIDPMETFLNKIPTATFLPWVFQADGLCENATEGLFGLSIPQWAVVWFGIFALVSLWTLLRRRA; from the coding sequence ATGACTTCTCGCTCTGTCCTGATTTCGGTGGCCGCCGCCAGCTTCGGCATGATCGCGGTGGCGATGTATCTGCAGCATGTGATGGATCTGCTGCCTTGTCCGCTGTGCGTGATTCAGCGTTATCTGTTTATCGCGATCGGCGTCACGGCGCTGGTCGGGGTCTTTGCCCACAAGCCGAAGCTGGGCGCGGGCCTGGGCTTGCTGGCCGCCCTGGGCGGCGTCGGCGTCGGCGCCAAGCATTTGTATGTGCTGGCCCACCCCGGCCTGTCCTGCGGCATCGATCCGATGGAAACCTTCCTCAATAAAATCCCGACCGCGACCTTCCTGCCCTGGGTGTTCCAGGCCGACGGCCTGTGCGAGAACGCCACCGAAGGCTTGTTCGGCCTGTCGATTCCGCAGTGGGCCGTGGTGTGGTTCGGCATCTTCGCGCTGGTGTCGCTGTGGACCCTGCTGCGCCGGCGCGCATGA
- the minC gene encoding septum site-determining protein MinC: MSKSTFQKPIEIKISTVVAVSAILYTSDGIALDAALNEMTGGVPDFFEGDLAVIDVGSLAPGCERIDWASTIALLRKYRLNPVAVRNATPDMVEEIQAHGLSLDSGKRDEPAPPAPAPAKAAPAAPAAAAPAPTPAVGAGGTMIIDTPVRAGQRIYARGGDLIVMAVVNNGAELIADGSIHVYNTLNGRALAGASGKTDARIFALSMAPELLSIAGVYSTFEDGFPAAHARQPTQIRLVGDRLDIQSVNSATRA; the protein is encoded by the coding sequence ATGTCCAAAAGCACGTTCCAAAAGCCCATCGAAATCAAGATTTCCACCGTCGTCGCCGTTTCCGCCATCCTCTACACCTCGGATGGCATCGCGCTCGACGCCGCGCTGAACGAAATGACCGGCGGCGTGCCGGACTTCTTCGAAGGCGACCTGGCCGTGATCGACGTCGGTTCCCTGGCGCCCGGCTGCGAGCGCATCGACTGGGCCAGCACCATCGCCCTGCTCAGGAAATACCGCCTGAACCCGGTGGCCGTGCGCAACGCCACGCCGGACATGGTGGAAGAAATCCAGGCCCACGGCCTGTCGCTCGACAGCGGCAAGCGTGACGAGCCGGCGCCACCCGCGCCCGCTCCGGCCAAGGCGGCACCCGCCGCGCCGGCCGCCGCCGCTCCAGCGCCAACCCCGGCCGTGGGCGCCGGCGGCACCATGATCATCGACACCCCGGTGCGCGCCGGCCAGCGCATTTACGCGCGCGGCGGCGACCTGATCGTCATGGCCGTGGTCAACAACGGCGCGGAACTGATCGCCGACGGCAGCATCCACGTCTACAACACCCTCAACGGCCGCGCGCTGGCCGGGGCGTCCGGCAAAACCGACGCCCGCATCTTCGCGCTGTCGATGGCGCCCGAACTGCTGTCGATCGCCGGTGTGTATAGCACCTTTGAAGACGGTTTCCCTGCGGCCCACGCGCGACAGCCCACACAAATCAGGCTCGTCGGCGACCGACTGGATATACAATCTGTCAATTCCGCAACCCGCGCATAA
- a CDS encoding HAMP domain-containing sensor histidine kinase → MREGTDGAPAAPTLEAQVRSAMLAALAHDLRAPWARLWQQAAMLAGEAGQPLAASAEQQLALLEDLQDFVRWELQAPETVAAPVYLHGLLQDVAALGARLAQQQAAAFHCELGALPPVAVIDRDAVPRLLGKLLRHAAAVSPGGSVRLALAWQREAGGAWLHCSVAGSGVSGGCMEHPLRGRTQAPAAAALALGSAVQLAQALRSPLRALAAPWPGHAIALACPPAAESEVLLPVPPDLALAADGRRIVVLEPLAAMRDYLSELLLGAGCEVLVAHGVEDALQLAGQLGRHEALLCADEVSGIDPSWLRQSLRARHGAAAPALLLHAAQAPLEEYDGLLYKPAGAAALLAALAGLARRA, encoded by the coding sequence ATGAGAGAGGGGACCGACGGCGCCCCCGCCGCGCCGACGCTGGAAGCCCAGGTACGCAGCGCCATGCTGGCTGCGCTGGCGCACGATCTGCGCGCGCCCTGGGCCCGCCTGTGGCAACAGGCCGCCATGCTGGCGGGGGAAGCGGGCCAGCCGCTGGCCGCCAGCGCGGAACAGCAGCTGGCGCTGCTGGAGGATTTGCAGGACTTCGTGCGCTGGGAGCTGCAAGCGCCGGAAACGGTGGCCGCTCCCGTGTATTTGCATGGCTTGCTGCAGGACGTGGCCGCGCTGGGCGCGCGCCTGGCGCAGCAGCAGGCGGCGGCTTTCCACTGCGAGCTGGGCGCGCTGCCGCCGGTGGCCGTCATCGACCGCGACGCCGTGCCGCGCCTGCTGGGCAAGCTGCTGCGCCATGCCGCCGCCGTCAGTCCGGGCGGCAGCGTGCGGCTGGCACTGGCCTGGCAGCGGGAGGCGGGCGGCGCCTGGCTGCATTGCAGCGTGGCCGGCAGCGGCGTGTCGGGCGGCTGCATGGAGCATCCGCTGCGCGGCCGGACCCAGGCCCCGGCCGCGGCGGCGCTGGCCCTGGGCAGCGCCGTCCAGCTGGCGCAGGCGCTGCGCAGCCCATTGCGGGCGCTGGCCGCGCCCTGGCCCGGCCACGCCATCGCGCTGGCCTGTCCGCCGGCGGCGGAGAGCGAAGTGCTGCTGCCCGTGCCGCCGGACCTGGCCTTGGCTGCCGATGGCCGCCGCATCGTTGTGCTGGAGCCGCTGGCCGCCATGCGCGATTATCTGAGCGAGCTGCTGCTGGGAGCCGGCTGCGAAGTACTGGTCGCGCACGGCGTGGAAGATGCCCTGCAGCTGGCCGGCCAGCTGGGCCGGCACGAGGCGCTGCTGTGCGCCGATGAGGTTTCCGGCATCGACCCCAGCTGGCTGCGGCAAAGCTTGCGCGCGCGCCATGGCGCGGCGGCGCCGGCCCTGCTGCTGCATGCGGCGCAAGCGCCGCTGGAGGAATACGATGGGCTGCTGTACAAGCCGGCCGGCGCCGCCGCCCTGCTGGCCGCGCTGGCCGGTCTGGCGCGGCGCGCTTAA
- a CDS encoding response regulator transcription factor: protein MRIVVLDKERNQTELICQVLSAAGHVCHGFQTGKDALNQLRRENYDMLILDWQTEDINAAELMRRARERLPEPAPVIFMTTTSGEDDIVAGLAAGANDYLVKPLRRSELVTRVQAMLRRAYPAQNGAEQLQFGQYVFETRPGRLLRDGLVLDVTHKEFSLALLFFRNIGRPLSRAYIHETVWIRETDVPSRTMDTHVSRVRNKLQLKPENGFRLVPVYSYGYRLEKLGA from the coding sequence ATGAGAATCGTTGTACTCGATAAAGAACGCAACCAGACGGAGCTGATCTGCCAGGTGCTGAGCGCCGCCGGCCATGTCTGCCATGGCTTCCAGACCGGCAAGGATGCGCTGAACCAGCTGCGCCGCGAGAATTACGATATGCTGATCCTCGACTGGCAGACCGAGGACATCAATGCCGCCGAACTGATGCGCCGCGCCCGCGAGCGCCTGCCGGAGCCGGCCCCCGTCATCTTCATGACCACCACCTCGGGCGAGGACGATATCGTGGCCGGCTTGGCCGCCGGCGCCAACGACTACCTGGTCAAGCCGCTGCGGCGCAGCGAGCTGGTGACGCGCGTGCAAGCCATGCTGCGCCGCGCCTATCCGGCCCAGAACGGGGCGGAGCAGCTGCAATTCGGCCAGTATGTGTTTGAAACCCGTCCCGGCCGCCTGCTGCGCGACGGCCTGGTGCTCGACGTGACGCACAAGGAATTCTCGCTGGCCCTGCTGTTTTTCCGCAATATCGGCCGCCCGCTGTCGCGCGCCTACATCCATGAGACCGTGTGGATACGCGAAACCGATGTCCCTTCGCGCACCATGGATACCCATGTCTCGCGCGTGCGCAATAAATTACAGCTCAAGCCGGAGAACGGTTTCCGCCTAGTGCCGGTCTACAGTTACGGCTACCGGCTGGAGAAACTTGGCGCTTAG
- the minE gene encoding cell division topological specificity factor MinE: protein MALLSFLFPSKPKSANAAKERLQIIIARERNGRSGPDFLPALHKELIEVISKYTKVNADDIKISLDRQGNLEVLDVNVVLPDA from the coding sequence ATGGCCCTGCTTTCCTTTTTATTTCCCAGCAAGCCGAAATCGGCCAATGCGGCCAAGGAACGGCTGCAAATCATCATCGCCCGCGAACGCAACGGCCGTAGCGGACCCGACTTCCTGCCGGCCCTGCACAAAGAGCTGATCGAAGTCATCTCGAAGTACACCAAGGTCAACGCCGACGACATCAAGATCTCGCTCGACCGCCAGGGCAACCTCGAAGTGCTCGACGTCAACGTCGTCCTGCCCGACGCCTGA
- the prfA gene encoding peptide chain release factor 1 produces the protein MKPSMLAKLDQLANRLVELDELLMAEGATANMDSYRKMTREHAELGPLVELYRNYQQAQTDIAAAQDMLADPEMKDFAQDEIETAKARMAELELALQKMLLPKDANDERNIFLEIRAGTGGDESALFAGDLLRMYTRFAERNRWQVEIVSASESDLGGYREVIARLVGHGVYSKLKFESGGHRVQRVPATETQGRIHTSACTVAVMPEADEVEDVHINPADLRIDTYRASGAGGQHINKTDSAVRITHLPTGIVVECQDDRSQHKNKASAMKVLAARIKDVQLREQQSKEAATRKSLIGSGDRSERIRTYNYPQGRMTDHRINLTLYKLDMIMDGELSELTGALSAEHQAEQLAALGD, from the coding sequence ATGAAACCATCAATGCTGGCCAAGCTGGACCAACTCGCCAACCGTCTCGTCGAGCTCGACGAATTGCTCATGGCCGAAGGCGCCACGGCGAATATGGACAGCTACCGCAAGATGACGCGCGAACATGCCGAACTCGGCCCGCTGGTCGAACTGTACAGGAACTACCAGCAAGCCCAGACCGACATCGCGGCCGCCCAGGACATGCTGGCCGATCCCGAGATGAAGGACTTCGCCCAGGACGAAATCGAGACGGCCAAGGCGCGCATGGCCGAGCTGGAACTGGCGCTGCAGAAAATGCTGCTGCCCAAGGACGCGAATGACGAGCGCAATATCTTCCTCGAAATCCGCGCCGGCACCGGCGGCGACGAGTCGGCCCTGTTCGCCGGCGACCTCTTGCGCATGTACACCCGCTTCGCCGAGCGCAACCGCTGGCAGGTGGAAATCGTCAGCGCCTCGGAAAGCGATCTGGGCGGCTACCGCGAAGTGATCGCGCGCCTGGTCGGCCACGGCGTGTATTCCAAGCTCAAGTTCGAATCGGGCGGCCACCGCGTGCAGCGCGTGCCGGCCACCGAGACCCAGGGCCGCATCCACACCTCGGCCTGCACCGTGGCGGTGATGCCGGAAGCGGACGAGGTCGAGGACGTGCACATCAACCCGGCCGACCTGCGCATCGACACCTACCGCGCCTCGGGCGCGGGCGGCCAGCACATCAACAAGACCGACTCCGCCGTGCGCATCACCCACCTGCCGACCGGCATCGTGGTCGAATGCCAGGACGACCGCTCGCAGCACAAGAACAAGGCTTCGGCCATGAAGGTGCTGGCGGCGCGCATCAAGGACGTGCAGCTGCGCGAACAGCAATCGAAGGAAGCGGCCACGCGCAAGAGCCTGATCGGCTCGGGCGACCGCAGCGAGCGCATCCGTACCTACAACTACCCGCAAGGGCGCATGACCGACCACCGCATCAACCTCACGCTGTACAAGCTCGACATGATCATGGACGGCGAGCTCAGCGAGCTGACCGGCGCCCTGTCCGCCGAACACCAGGCCGAGCAGCTCGCCGCCCTGGGCGACTAA
- the hemA gene encoding glutamyl-tRNA reductase: MQVLAVGLNHTTAPVALRERLAFAPEQLGTAVTAARNWFQRLDHRFSDEAAILSTCNRTELYAASGADNGLDAGARFLADFHKLNYAELRPHLYLLPQHDAVRHTFRVASGLDSMVLGETQILGQIKDAIRTADEAGGLGTYLHQLFQRSFSVAKEVRSTTEIGAHSVSMAAAAVRLSQRIFDKIADQNVLFIGAGEMIELCATHFAAQNPKSITIANRTMERGELLAHRFNGRAMRLADLQNQLHQYDIVISCTASSLPLIGLGLVERAIKARRHKPMFMVDLAVPRDIEAEVGRLNDVFLYTVDDLGKVVQTGLENRQAAVAQAEAIIETRVQSFMHWIDDRAVVPVIQGLQESGEAIRQLELERARKMLAKGEDVEAVLEALSKGLTAKFMHGPQQALHRAQGDERAQLAALLPQLFRGRR, from the coding sequence ATGCAAGTTCTTGCCGTCGGCCTCAACCATACCACTGCGCCTGTCGCCCTGCGCGAACGGTTGGCGTTCGCGCCTGAGCAGCTCGGTACGGCGGTGACGGCGGCGCGCAACTGGTTCCAGCGCCTGGACCACCGTTTCAGCGACGAGGCGGCCATCCTGTCCACCTGCAACCGCACCGAGCTGTACGCGGCCAGCGGCGCCGACAACGGCCTCGACGCGGGTGCCCGTTTCCTCGCCGATTTCCACAAGCTCAATTACGCCGAACTGCGGCCCCACCTGTATCTGCTGCCCCAGCACGATGCGGTGCGCCACACCTTCCGCGTCGCCTCCGGCCTGGATTCGATGGTGCTGGGCGAAACCCAGATCCTGGGCCAGATCAAGGACGCCATCCGCACCGCCGACGAAGCGGGCGGCCTCGGCACCTATCTGCACCAATTGTTCCAGCGCAGCTTCTCGGTGGCCAAGGAAGTGCGCAGCACCACCGAAATCGGCGCCCACAGCGTTTCGATGGCGGCCGCCGCCGTGCGCCTGTCGCAGCGCATCTTCGACAAGATCGCCGACCAGAACGTGCTGTTCATCGGCGCCGGCGAGATGATCGAGCTGTGCGCCACCCACTTCGCGGCGCAGAATCCGAAGTCGATCACCATCGCCAACCGCACCATGGAGCGCGGCGAGCTGCTGGCGCACCGCTTCAACGGCCGCGCCATGCGCCTGGCCGACCTGCAGAACCAGCTGCACCAGTACGATATCGTCATTTCCTGCACCGCGTCCTCGCTGCCGCTGATCGGCCTGGGCCTGGTGGAACGCGCCATCAAGGCGCGCCGCCACAAGCCCATGTTCATGGTCGACCTGGCCGTGCCGCGCGATATCGAGGCCGAAGTGGGCCGCCTCAACGACGTCTTCCTGTACACCGTGGACGATCTGGGCAAGGTGGTGCAGACCGGCCTGGAAAACCGCCAGGCCGCCGTGGCCCAGGCCGAAGCCATCATCGAAACCCGGGTGCAATCGTTCATGCACTGGATCGACGACCGCGCCGTGGTACCGGTGATCCAGGGCCTGCAGGAAAGCGGCGAAGCGATCCGCCAGCTGGAACTGGAACGCGCGCGCAAGATGCTGGCCAAGGGCGAGGATGTGGAAGCCGTGCTGGAAGCCCTGTCCAAAGGCCTCACCGCCAAATTCATGCACGGCCCGCAACAGGCCCTGCACCGTGCCCAGGGCGACGAGCGCGCCCAGCTGGCCGCCCTGCTGCCCCAGCTGTTCCGCGGCCGCCGTTAG